From Micromonospora carbonacea:
GTCGGGTTCGGCCAGGTCGTACCCCCGCAGGATCGCCCGGAGCATCCGCGCGTGCCGGACGCCGGCGCTGGCGGCGGCCGTCTGCGGGTCGAGCCGGAGCTGGGCGGCGGCGTAGCGGCCCGGGTGCTCCCGGGCATAGCCGCGGTAGACGTTCGCCACGGCGGTCAGCGCGTCCTTGCCGGACCGCCCGGCCAGGGCGTCGGCGGCGCGGGTGGCGAGCTCGTCCAGGGCGAGCAGGGCGATCCGGGTCCTGAGGTCCTGGGAGTTTCGCAGGTGTGAGTAGAGGCTGGCGACGGTGACGCCGAACCGCCTGGCGACCGCCGAGACGGTCACCTGGTCGAAGCCGACCTCGTCGGCCAGCTCCGCCCCGGCCAGGGTCAGGCGTGCTGCGGTGAGTCCGGCGCGGGCCACGATCCTCCTCG
This genomic window contains:
- a CDS encoding TetR/AcrR family transcriptional regulator gives rise to the protein MARAGLTAARLTLAGAELADEVGFDQVTVSAVARRFGVTVASLYSHLRNSQDLRTRIALLALDELATRAADALAGRSGKDALTAVANVYRGYAREHPGRYAAAQLRLDPQTAAASAGVRHARMLRAILRGYDLAEPDQTHAVRLLGSVFHGYVSLELGGGFDHSAPDTQETWTRILDALDTLLTTWPHPTPPG